The nucleotide window TGGTCGTTTGCAAGACGGCGCTGATCAGGCTCCATCGGTTCTGGATCATCTCCTTGCCTGCACCCATGAATTGCAGTCGATGCAGGCCATGGACAGCTCTCTGCAACCTTGGACGGACCGCTGTCTCGATCTCGAAGCTGGTGTTCAGGATTTGATTCGCTCGTTGGAGCGTTACGGCACGTCGTTAGACAGCGATCCCGAACGTCTGGCGGTTCTTCAGGATCGGTTGTCGCTGCTTAAGCGACTGGAGCGTCGTCATGGTCAGGATCTGGCAGGTCTGATCCAGCAGCGTGATGCGTTGCGACAAAGCCAGGAGGCTGATGGTTCGGATGAGCATCTTCGTCGTTTGCAGGAGCAGGAGCTGGCAGCCCGCGTGGCTCGCGATCACAGCAACGCGTCTTTGACGTGCTCACGTCAGGCCGCGGCCCAACAGCTCCAGACCGATCTCATGGCCTATCTGCGTCCGATGGGTCTGGCGAATGTGCGCTTTGAAGTGAAGATCGAGCCGGTCGACCCCGGGGAATTCGGTGCCGATGCTGTTTGTTTTCTGTTTTCGGCCAACCCCGGTCAGCCGATGGCTCCACTGGCCGAGGTGGCTTCGGGGGGTGAGATGTCACGTTTTCTGCTGGCTCTCAAAACTTCACTGGCCATGGTCGATGGATCCAGCACTCTTCTTTTTGATGAAATCGACACCGGTGTGAGCGGCAGGGTCAGTGGGGCCATGGCCGATCTGCTGCGCACCCTTTCACGCCATCGTCAGGTGTTCTGTGTGACCCATCAACCGCTCGTGGCTGCGGTTGCTGACCATCATTTCCGCGTCAGCAAGGACGTTTCCGCTGGAATCACCCGATCACGAGTGTCCCACCTGCGGGACACTCAGGAGCGCCAGCGGGAGCTGGCGGAACTGGCCGGCGGCGACCGAGAAGAGGCTCAGGCCTATGCAGCCAGCCTTCTGGATCAGAACGTGGCCTGAATCCGATTCGATCTTCGTAGAATCCGATGCTGCCGAGGTTCCTCCCTATGGGGCGTCCTGCTCCCAAACCCAAGGCCCCGTCGGGTTCCAGGCCCGTCAATCTCAGTGGTGGAACCCTTGAGGATGTGATTCGGGTGCGTGGTGCCCGTCAGCACAATCTCAAGAATGTCGATGTCACCATCCCCCGCAACAAGATGGTGGTGTTCACCGGTGTGAGTGGCAGCGGCAAGAGCTCCCTTGCCTTCGACACGATTTTTGCTGAGGGTCAGCGCCGCTATGTCGAGAGTCTGTCGGCCTATGCCCGCCAGTTTTTGGGTCAGGTGGACAAGCCGGATGTGGATGCCATCGAAGGGCTTTCACCGGCAATTTCGATTGATCAGAAATCCACGAGCCACAACCCCCGTTCCACAGTGGGAACGGTCACAGAAATTCAGGACTACCTCAGACTTCTCTTCGGTCGGGCCGGAGAACCTCACTGTCCACAATGTGATCGGGCGATTCGGCCTCAGACCATCGATGAAATGGTCGATCAGATCCTCACGCTTCCTGAAGGCACCCGCTACCAGCTGCTGACGCCGCTGGTCCGAGGCAAAAAAGGCACCCACAGCAAGCTGATCAGTGGTCTTGCGGCTGAGGGATTCGCTCGTGTGCGCATCGACGGCGAAGTGCGGGAGCTTGCCGACAATATTGAGCTCGACAAGAACCATCAGCACAGCATTGAAGTGGTGGTGGATCGCTTGGTGGCCCGTGATGGCATTCAGGAGCGACTCACGGATTCCCTGAGAACGGCGCTGAAACGCGGCGATGGTCTTGCCATCGTTGAGGTGGTTCCCAAGAAGGACGAGGAGCTTCCCGAGGGTGTGGAGCGGGAGCGTCTTTATTCTGAAAACTTCGCGTGTCCTGAGCATGGGGCCGTGATGGAAGAACTGTCGCCACGACTGTTTTCGTTCAACAGTCCTTACGGAGCCTGTGAGGCTTGTCATGGCATTGGGCATCTGCGCAAGTTCACAGCCGAGCGAGTCATCCCTGATCTTTCTCTGCCCGTGTATGCAGCCGTTGCACCCTGGGCAGAAAAAGACAATTCCTATTACTTCTCTCTGCTCTATTCAGTAGGAGAAGCATTCGGATTTGAGATCAAAACGCCATGGAAGGACCTCACTGAAGAGCAGCAAGACGTGTTGCTGAATGGAAGTCGGGATCCGATTCTGATTCAGGCGGATAGTCGCTATCGCAAGGGCAAGCCCGGGTATGAGCGGCCTTTCGAAGGCATCCTGCCGATTCTTGAGCGTCAGTTACGCGATGCCAGCGGTGAGGCCATGCGCCAGAAGCTGGAGAAATATCTGGAACTGGTGCCTTGCGCAAGCTGTGCTGGTCAACGGTTGCGGCCCGAGGCCTTATCTGTTCGGGTCGGGCCTTACCGAATCACGGAACTCACCGCCGTCAGTGTTGGTCAGACCCTTGAGCGCATTGAGCGGCTGATGGGTGTGGGGGCTTTCGAAGCCAGTGAACCGTTGCTCACGGATCGTCAGATTCAGATCGGTGACCTGGTGCTGCGCGAGATCCGTATGCGTCTGCGTTTTCTCCTCGACGTGGGGCTGGATTACCTCAGCCTCGACAGGCCAGCGATGACCCTCTCCGGTGGAGAGGCCCAGCGCATCCGTCTCGCTACCCAGATCGGTGCAGGACTCACCGGTGTTCTTTATGTGCTCGATGAACCGAGCATTGGTCTCCACCAGCGCGACAACGACCGCTTGCTGGCCACCCTCGAACGTCTGCGAGATCTCGGAAACACGTTGGTGGTGGTGGAGCACGACGAAGACACCATTCGTGCCGCGGATCATCTGGTGGACATCGGCCCCGGAGCCGGTGTCCATGGTGGTCACATCGTGGCTGAGGGGTCCCTCGAGGATCTTCTGAGTGCTGAAGAATCGCTAACCGGTGCTTATCTCAGCGGCCGTCGCAGCATTCCTACACCCTCCGAGCGGCGTTCGGCCGGAACGCGCAGCCTCAAGCTTCTCAACTGTGCTCGCAACAATCTCACCGATCTGAGTGTTGAATTTCCGCTGGGTCGACTGGTGTCGGTCACTGGGGTGAGCGGTAGTGGCAAGAGCACCTTGGTCAATGAATTGCTGCACCCTGCCCTGGAGCATGGTCTCGGTCACAAGGTGCCGTTTCCCAATGGCCTTGGTGAACTTCGGGGCATTAAATCGATCGACAAGGTGATCGTGATCGATCAGTCACCGATCGGCCGCACCCCCCGCTCCAATCCAGCCACCTACACCGGAGCTTTCGATCCGATCCGTCAGGTGTTTGCCGCCACGGTTGAGGCCAAGGCCCGTGGTTACCAGGTCGGTCAATTCAGCTTCAACGTGAAGGGAGGGCGTTGTGAGGCCTGCCGAGGTCAAGGGGTGAATGTGATTGAGATGAATTTCCTCCCGGACGTGTATGTGCAGTGTGACGTTTGCAAGGGAGCTCGCTTCAACCGCGAGACCCTTCAGGTCACCTACAAGGGCTTCACGATTGCTGACGTTCTGCAGATGACGGTGGAACAGGCAGCGGAGGTGTTTTCAGCGATTCCTCAGGCGGCGGATCGCTTGCGCACGCTCGTGGATGTCGGTCTCGGCTACGTGAAGTTGGGTCAGCCTGCACCCACCTTGTCTGGCGGTGAAGCCCAGCGGGTGAAGCTGGCGACCGAACTGTCCAAACGGGCCACGGGCAAGACGCTTTATCTGATCGATGAGCCCACCACGGGCCTCAGCTTCTATGACGTTCACAAGCTGATGGATGTGATGCAGCGTTTGGTGGATAAGGGCAATTCCATCATCTGCATTGAGCACAATCTGGATGTGATCCGTTGTTCGGACTGGTTGATCGACCTCGGTCCGGAAGGGGGTGACAAAGGGGGACAGATCGTGGCTTGCGGAACTCCTGAAGAGGTGGCCCAGCATCCAACCAGTCACACGGGTCGTTATCTGGCCAAGGTTCTCGAGCAGCATCCCCCTGAAGTTGACGTTCCCCTCGCCGCCTGATGTCCCGCATTCGCTCCATCATTGCGGCGGCCGCGGCCAGCGCCGCTGTTCTCCTCACTGGGTCTCCAGCTGCTGCATTGGAGCGGCTCGTGCTGCGCCTGCCTGTTCTTGATGTGGATTTCACGATCAATTTGGGCGAAGGGCGGTCCGTTGCAGAGGTCATTCAATCCAGTCCGGATCTTGCTGATCTGGAATCGGCTTCGGATGGTCGATTGCTCGCTCTTCTTCAGAAGATTTTTCTGACTCCGTTACCGATTGAGCTTCGAGGGCTTCTGGAAGGATCGACCGGCCAGCCCTTGCTGGAGCAGGCACTCAAGGCGGCCGCTTACATCGTCAATCTCGAAGGCGTTCCCACCGATACCAGTGGATCGATGCTGACAAAGGCGTTGATTCGCGCTTACGACAACGGTCAGGACAATCTTCTCGGCTTCCTTCATCAACTGCCTGGAGAGGAGGCTTCCATCGATCTCTCCAAGCTTGGAGAGGCGGTGAACCGCTTGATGGCCAATCAAAAAGACGGCCTGGAGCTTGTGAAGGTGGGCTCTGCTGCTCAGGTGTCGTCTGAGATTTTCGAGTCTCTGCGTGATGAGACTACGAGTCGAGAAATCATCCGCGTGTCTGTACAGCACCGTGAGGAGCCTCTGGGCGTTCTCGTTGTGAAGCCACAGGGTGCGGGAAACCAACGGCTGGTGGTCATTTCCCATGGTCTCTGGGATGACCCGGAGTCGTTTGAAGGCTGGGCCGAGGCTCTCGCTGCCAATGGCTACGTCGTTCTGCTGCCGGACCATCCAGGCAGCAATTTCAATCAGCAGAGGGCGATGCTCGCGGGTGATCAGCCGCCACCGGGTCCCGAGGAGCTGCGTTTGCGTCCTCTGGATGTGTCCGCGCTGCTGACGGCTGTCGAGAAAGGTCGGGTTCTCGCTGATCGGGACCTCAACACCAAAGAAGTGGCCGTGGTCGGCCATTCCTGGGGAGGCACGACGACGCTCCAGTTGGCGGGTGGTAGTCCAACGGATCAGAAGTTGAAAGCCCGTTGCAGCGATCTCAAGAATCCTGAGCGCAACATCAGTTGGGTTTTGCAGTGCAGTTGGCTCTCAGGGATCAACAACGCAGGCGTTGCCGATGCAAGGGTGAAGACGGTTGTGGCGGTGAGTCCTCCCCTGCGGCTTCTGTTCGATCCAGACAAGTCGCTGGACCGGGCGGATCCGGCTCGATCCTCTCGCCCGAAGATTTTGTTGATCAGTGGAACGCGTGACTGGATTGTTCCTTCAGGCCCGGAAGCTGTGTTTCCCATGCGTGACACGCAGGCAGCCCGACTGGGCCATCGCCTGGTGCTTGTCGATAGTGGAACCCATTTCAATTTGCGCAGTTTCCGCGGGCAGGCTCTGCAGGCGGTGATCGGCCCCTTACTTCTGGCCTGGATCAATCAACAGTTGCAGGTCACGTCCTCGCCCACCTTTGAGGAAGGTCGCTGGGGCCATCCTGATCGACGACTTGTGGATGTCAGCGGTCAATTCTGAGCATCGTCTTACCACAAACTATGCCTGTTGGTATTTCGATACTTGAAGTGATCGTCGTTTTGATTTAATTCGTGCAAATTCCTTTTCAGCACAGGCTTATGGCCTGATTTGAGTCAGTGATTCGTGCACTTTCTCAGATTGTTTTCATCTTTGTTGTTGGTTAAACCCCTTATCCATTGATCAGTCCGTCAGGGCTCTTTCCTGTCTGCTGCGGAGGATGGATTGGGACTGAATCTTCTTCATCTTCATCTCCATGGTCTGTTCCGTTCCCATGATCTGGAGCTTGGACGGGATGCTGACACGGGTGGTCAGACCCTTTATGTTCTCGAACTTGTTCGAAGTCTCGCGTCTCGCGCTGAGGTTGATCACGTCGAAGTGGTCACTCGTTTGATTCAGGACCGTCGCGTGTCTGCGGATTACGCCCGGCCTGAGGAATCGATTGCTCCCGGGGCGAGCATTCGCCGCTTCAGTTTTGGTCCAAAACGCTATCTGCGTAAGGAGCAGCTTTGGCCCCATCTCGATGAGCTGGCGGATCAGCTGGTGCTTCAGCTGCAAGCTGCGGATCGGCGTCCGGACTGGATTCATGCCCACTACGCCGATGCCGGATATGTCGGGGCCTTGGTGAGTCGACGTCTCGGCTTGCCCCTGGTGTTTACCGGTCACTCCCTGGGACGCGAAAAGTTGCGCCGTCTGCTTGCAGCAGGCGGTGATCGTGAGCAAATCGAGCAGACCTACTCCATCAGTCGTCGCATTGATGCGGAGGAACTGGCGCTTGCCCACGCGGATCTGGTGATCACCAGCACCCGTCAGGAGCGAGATCATCAATATTCCCGTTATGGGCGTTTTGAAGTGGGTCGCGCTGATGTGATTCCTCCGGGTGTGGATGCACGACGGTTTCATCCCCGCAGCACGCCGCAGGAATCAGCGGATGTTTCGGCCATGGTGCAGTCCTTTCTGAGAGAGCCGCAGCGCCCCCCGCTTCTGGCCATCTGCCGGGCTGATCGCCGCAAGAACATCCCGGCACTGGTTGAGGCCTACGGTCGATCCTCGGTTCTGCGCGAGCGTCACAATCTCCTTCTCGTGCTGGGGAATCGGGATGACTCCCGCCAGATGGATCGGCAGCAGCGGGACGTGTTTCAGCAGATCTTCGATCTGGTGGATCGTTATGACCTCTATGGATCGGTTGCGTATCCCAAGCACCATCGCCGTGATCAGGTGCCGGCGATTTATCGCTGGGCTGCCGAGCGCAAAGGGCTGTTCGTGAATCCAGCCCTAACCGAACCGTTTGGCCTGACGCTTTTGGAGGCCGCTGCCTCCGGGCTGCCCATGGTGGCTACAGATGACGGAGGTCCCCGCGATATTCACCGTCGTTGCGAGAACGGCCTGCTGGTGGATGTCACTGACCGCGAGTCCCTGCAGGATGGCCTCGAACGTGCTGGATCGGATCCCGGACGCTGGCGGCGCTGGAGTGACAATGGGGTGGAAGCCGTCAGTCGTCACTACAGCTGGGATGCACATGTCTGCAGTTATCTGGCGTTAATGCAGGGGCGTCTCAGCCCCTCTGCTGCGTCGGTGAAGCTGCTTGACCGCTCTGTTGCTCAAGCCAACCCTTTGGGTGATCGCTTGCTCCTGCTCGACCTCGACAGCAGCCTCGAACAACCCGACGCTGAGCCATTGCAGGCTCTGCGTCATCAGCTCACAGCATCTGCTGAGCGGTCCATTAGGCCCGGGCTTGGCATCATCACCGGTCGGTCCCTGGCGGCCGCCAGGCAGCGATTCACCGAATTGCAGCTATCGGATCCATGCGTCTGGATCACCCAGGCCGGAACAGAGATTCACTACGGCCAGGAGGATCAGTCCGATCGTCTCTGGGCCGCTGAGATCGGTGTGGACTGGCAGCGTGAGGGTGTGGAGCAGGCGCTGGCCGATTTAGGGGATCACATCACGCTGCAGGCCGATGACCATCAAGGTCCTTTCAAGGTCAGTTACCTGCTCAGGCAGCCAGGACCTTCCGTGCTTCCTTTGATCCGTCAGCGTCTTCGGCAGCAGCATCAAGCGGCCCGTCCCAACCTTCGCTGCCATTGGTTTCTGGATGTGCTTCCGCTTCGGGCGTCCCGCAGCGAAGCCATCCGTTTTCTTTCCCTGCGTTGGTCTCTGCCATTGGACCGGTTTCTGGTTGTCGCCAGTCAGCAGGGGGATCTTGAGTTGGTTCAAGGCCTCCCTGCTGCGGTGATTCCCTCGGATCATGACCCCTGCCTCGACGGCTGCCGCCAGCTGCAGAGGGTGTACTTCGCCGATCGAGCACGTTTATCCGGTGTCCTGGAAGGACTCCAGCACTACCGCTTCCTCAGTGCACGTTCTCGTGCGGATCAGTCTTCGATCTGAAGGCGTACGGCTGCAGCACTGCGGTCTGCTTTGGCACGGGCCTCGGCCTGATGCTCGCCTCGGGCTAACGCCACTCCCATCCGCCGTCCCGGTCGGGCGTCACGTTTGCCGAACAGAAACACACTGGTTTCGCTTTCTTTGAGGGCCTCCTCCATGCCGTTGTAGGTCACTCGGCTGCCGTGACTGTCGGCCAAGATGACGCGGCTGGCCGCGGCATCGGCGCAACGGATCGTCGGGATCGGCAGCCCCAGAACTGCGCGCAGGTGCAGTTCGAATTCGTTGAGGTTTTGGCTGATCAAGGTCACCAGGCCGGTGTCATGGGGGCGGGGCGACAGCTCTGAGAAAATCACTTCATCTCCACAGAGAAAGAATTCCACACCGAACAGTCCGGCGCCTCCGAGGTTGTCTGTCACAGTGCGCGCCATGGCTTTGGCCTCATTCAGCTGTTTGTCGCTGAGAGCAGCTGGTTGCCAACTGCATTGGTAATCGCCGCGGGCCTGTTCATGTCCGATGGGCGGGCAGAACACTGTGGAGCCATCCTTCTGACGGATGGTGAGAAGGGTGATCTCCAGATCGAAGCGCAGGAATTCCTCCACAATCACGTGGGTGGACGTCCCCCGGGCATTGGCCATGGCTGCCTCCCAGGCCTCATTCAGTCCCTCCGGTTCATCCACAACGCTCTGGCCTTTGCCGGAGGAGCTCATCACCGGTTTCACCACCACAGGCCAGCCGAGGGCAGGGGCTTCAGCCTGCAGTTCTTCAGCACTGAAGGCGTAGGCGAAGCGCGCTGTGCGCAAGGCCAGTTCACCTGCTGCCAGATCTCGGATGCGGTCGCGATTCATGGTGACTGCCGTCGCACGCGCAGTTGGAATCACCGTGATTCCCTCATCCTCCAGTTCAGCAAGGGCATTCACCGCCAGTGCTTCGATTTCAGGGATCACAACCGTGGGCCTGTGCCGTCGCACCACCTTCAGCAGCGCTTCTTTGTCGGTCATCGCCAGCACCTCCGACACATCCGCCACCTGCATGGCTGGTGCGTCGGCGTAGCGATCGCAGGCGATCACACGGCAGCCCAAGCGCTGGGCTGCGATGGCTACCTCCTTGCCCAGTTCACCGCTCCCCAGCAGCAGGATGGTGGCAGGCAATGTCGTCATGGAAGATTCCCCGGCAGCATGAACCCATCCTCTCCCTCTGCCTGATGGCCAATTCTCTGAGCTTCACCACCACTGGCTTCACAACAGCTGGGGATGCGGCGGATGGTCTTCTGTTTGGTTGGGAGATCGCCACTGTTCAGAAGTGGGCGTTGATTTATCTCGGGGTGTCGCTTCTGGCGTTTGTTGTGGTTTGGCTGGTGGGAGCCTTCAGAACGAGGTTATAAGGCTGAGAGAGCGATCAGCGGGTCGCTCCGTTCAGGAATTCAGGTCCTGCATCAGCGTGAGTTGACGCACGGCCGGTTCCTCATCCACGAATCCCCATGCGTTGAACACCGCCGCATCGCTGTGGTTGATCCGTTGTGCTCCGTTGTGACGTTCCAGAACGAAGCCTTGGTCAGCCATCCGGCGCATCAGTCGAGCGGCTTCCTCAAAGCGGGAGGCCATCGCTTCGAGACTGGCGCAGTCGGAGGTCAGACCGGCATCCTTCCAGGTGAAATAACTCATGGGTGTTGGGATCAGTTGGGGTGAAGCCCCAGCCCCAGCATGACCAGACCTGCCGTCACCAGCCAGAACAAGGGCACCACCACCTGTTCGGGTGTTCCTCCCAGTTCGAAATGGTGATGCAGCGGCGCCATGCGGAAGATGCGGCGCCCTTGACCATCGGCTCCCTTGGTGGCTTTGAACACCCACACCTGCACAATCACTGAAAGGGACTCGGCGAGAAAGACCCCGCCCATCACAAGAAGGGGCCAGAGACTGTCGGAGAGAAGGGACACGGCGGTGAGCGCTGCTCCCATCGCCAAGGAGCCTGTATCGCCCATGAACACCTTGGCGGGATTGCGGTTGTGGATCAGAAATCCCAGCCAGCATCCAGCCATGGCCATGCAAAATCCCGCCAGCGCCGGATCGCCGCCATTGCCTCGAAGCATTAGTTGCAGGGCTAGCCCTGCGAACACCAGAGCTCCGCAACCGGATGCCAGACCATCGAGGCCATCGGTGAGGTTGGTGGCATTGCTCTCGGCAAGAAACACAAACAGAGCCAAGGGCCAGATCAGCCAATGGAGTGAAAGCTCCTGATTGAACGGAAGGCTCACTGTGTTTGCCATCCAGCCCTGCCATCCAGCCCAGCCCAGGAACAGCACAGCTGCAGTGGCCTGAAGCAGCAGCTTGCCCCGGGGTGTGAGTCCGGTGTTGGTGCGTTTGGTCAGGCTGCTCCAGTCATCCACACCACCGATGACCATGTACGCGAGGGTGACCAGGGCGATGGCGAGAAGCTGCTGCGCGCTGCGCCCTTCGCTGCTCACGAGGCCCCCGATGATCACGCCCACGGGAACAACGAGTAACCCGCCCATCGTGGGAGTGCCTGATTTGCTGAGGTGGCCCTGAGGGCCTTCCGTTCGAATCACCTGACCCATTTTCAGGGCGCGCAACCTGGGGACTCCCCACCAGGTGATCAGTGTTGACACCAGCATCGCTGCCATGAGCGGCAGGCTCAACAGGCTGTTGGGGATCAAGCGGTCCGAAACAAAGGCCGCAGTGCTGACCGCGCCGATCAGAACAGCGGCCGGCCATCGACCATCAAGACGAGATGTCTGGTCCGAAGCGTCGCTCAAAACCCAACCGCAAATCGGCTGGACGTTAAATCAGTCTTCCCAGTTTTCTTCGTTCTGCTCGTCGGCAGCGTTGTAGTCCTCTTTCTCACCCATGAGAGCTGACAGCTCCTCTTCTTCCACAGTGCTCACTTCAGGAGAGCTGGATTCTTCATCCTCCACCAGTCGCCCACTGGTTTCGAGCCAGCTCAGCAGATCAGGCTCTTCCCTCAGGGGGAGCACCGGAGCGGGTTCCTTTCGGCCGTAGCGGGTGAGAGCTGGATTGACGCCGTCAAGGGCGCTCATGTCCGTGAGGGCTGAGGACAAGATCTCGCAAGCCAATCCGCCATCATAGAAGACAGTCCGTGACAGTTCCTTGAACAAAGCGGCGTCGCTTGGATTCCTGTGGGGAGGAGCACTGCTCCTGAGTGCAGCACTGCGCTTTTGGGGTGCGCGTCACCCCGAGCCTCTGCCAGCCCATTCTGGTCCGGTGCTGCTGCTGGTGCTGGCCCCTGCCCTGTTGATCACCATCTGGTTGCTGTGGTCGTCCCGCGGGAGTGGAGAATCGGAGCAGTCCGATACAGATCAGGAGTCCGCTTGATGGGACGCGCCAAGAAGGTTGTGCTTGCTTATTCCGGCGGCGTGGATACGAGTGTCTGCATTCCGTATCTCAAGCAGGAGTGGGGTGTCGAGGAGGTGATCACGTTTGCAGCTGATCTCGGCCAGGGCGATGAGCTGGAGCCGATTCGGCGCAAGGCTCTCGATGCCGGTGCCAGTCAGTCTCTTGTGGGCGATCTCATTCGGCCGTTCATCGAAGAATTCGCCTTTCCCGCCATCAGGGCCAATGCCCTCTATGAGGGTCGCTATCCCTTGTCGACCGCTTTGGCACGTCCGTTGATCGCCCGGCGGCTTGTGGAGGTGGCGCGCGAGGTCGGTGCGGATGCAGTAGCCCATGGATGCACCGGTAAGGGCAATGATCAGGTGCGGTTTGATGTGGCGATTGCCGCTTTGGCTCCCGATCTGAAGGTGCTCACGCCGGCCAGGGAATGGGGAATGAGCAGGGAGGAAACAATTGCCTATGGCGAACGTTGCGGCCTTCCAGCGCCGGTGAGCAAGAAATCTCCCTACTCAATCGATCTCAATCTTCTCGGCCGCAGTATTGAAGCCGGTCCTTTGGAAGATCCGATGCAGGCTCCTCCAGAAGAGGTGTTCGCCATGACGGTGTCGATTGATGCGGCACCCTCAGCGGCAGAGGAGATCGAGATCGCATTCGAAGCTGGTGATCCGGTGAGCATCAACGGCCAGCGTTTGGATCCTGTCGCCTTGATCCGAGAAGCCAACCGTTTGGCTGGATCCCATGGCATCGGTCGCCTCGACATGATCGAGAACCGGGTGGTGGGCATCAAGAGTCGGGAGATTTATGAAACGCCCGGTTTGCTTTTGCTGATCCAGGCCCATCAGGAACTGGAGAGTCTCACCCTCGCAGCTGATGTGCTCCGCACCAAGCGACAACTGGAGATGCAGTGGGCTGATCTGGTGTATCAGGGACTGTGGTTCGGTCCGCTCAAGGACGCCCTCGATGGCTTCATGGACCGCACCCAGACCCATGTGAACGGTGTGGTCCGGCTGCGTCTGTATAAGGGCAATGCCATTGTCACCGGCAGGGGGTCCAGCGATAGCAGCCTCTACGCTCCAGAAATGGCGTCCTACGGCAGCGAGGATCAGTTCGATCATCGCGCTGCCGAAGGGTTTATCTACATCTGGGGTCTTCCCATTCGTCTCTGGTCAGCAGCCCGCCGTCGTTGATGTCTGTGGTGTGAATGCCGCCTGACTTAAGCCGCCGCATCCACATCCGGTTGCTGCCTGCTGCGACGCTGATCCGATCGCCAGCGGTACAGCGATGGCGGCTGCTCATTATCCGGAGACTCATCGATCAACTCAGCGGCTGTGCTGTCAAGCAGTTGCTGGGCT belongs to Synechococcus sp. WH 7805 and includes:
- the mraY gene encoding phospho-N-acetylmuramoyl-pentapeptide-transferase, which produces MIGAVSTAAFVSDRLIPNSLLSLPLMAAMLVSTLITWWGVPRLRALKMGQVIRTEGPQGHLSKSGTPTMGGLLVVPVGVIIGGLVSSEGRSAQQLLAIALVTLAYMVIGGVDDWSSLTKRTNTGLTPRGKLLLQATAAVLFLGWAGWQGWMANTVSLPFNQELSLHWLIWPLALFVFLAESNATNLTDGLDGLASGCGALVFAGLALQLMLRGNGGDPALAGFCMAMAGCWLGFLIHNRNPAKVFMGDTGSLAMGAALTAVSLLSDSLWPLLVMGGVFLAESLSVIVQVWVFKATKGADGQGRRIFRMAPLHHHFELGGTPEQVVVPLFWLVTAGLVMLGLGLHPN
- a CDS encoding DUF3134 domain-containing protein, which produces MSALDGVNPALTRYGRKEPAPVLPLREEPDLLSWLETSGRLVEDEESSSPEVSTVEEEELSALMGEKEDYNAADEQNEENWED
- a CDS encoding argininosuccinate synthase, which translates into the protein MGRAKKVVLAYSGGVDTSVCIPYLKQEWGVEEVITFAADLGQGDELEPIRRKALDAGASQSLVGDLIRPFIEEFAFPAIRANALYEGRYPLSTALARPLIARRLVEVAREVGADAVAHGCTGKGNDQVRFDVAIAALAPDLKVLTPAREWGMSREETIAYGERCGLPAPVSKKSPYSIDLNLLGRSIEAGPLEDPMQAPPEEVFAMTVSIDAAPSAAEEIEIAFEAGDPVSINGQRLDPVALIREANRLAGSHGIGRLDMIENRVVGIKSREIYETPGLLLLIQAHQELESLTLAADVLRTKRQLEMQWADLVYQGLWFGPLKDALDGFMDRTQTHVNGVVRLRLYKGNAIVTGRGSSDSSLYAPEMASYGSEDQFDHRAAEGFIYIWGLPIRLWSAARRR